Within Citrus sinensis cultivar Valencia sweet orange chromosome 1, DVS_A1.0, whole genome shotgun sequence, the genomic segment CATTAGATCAAATTAGATggttaacataaatatacgAGGATATTCTTCataatctttttattcttttttaattttttaaaagatggACAAAATCCAAATCAATTTTGCAACCTGCttaaatttagggatattaTATTTGTAGCTAAGCATCCCAAAAGATCCCAAAGATATGGTGTAAAGAAAATTGCGATTACTAACTATTGTATATTATGAACTTTatgatgattttaataatatcaaatgcAGACtctaaacaattattttagcCTAATTAATGATTCCATACCTCTTCTTTTCACACCAAAGATTTTatcaattgaattaattaacaccCACAACAATCATATAAGTAAAAACAACATCATCTCATGAAATTGCAGTAATTGAAATGATAAAAGCCTCAAATTGTAACACATATTAACATAATCATGTGTCACCAGAAAATAAGATAAACCCAGAAATAACCATCAACATTGCAAATTGCcatagatataaaaatatgtgcAGGTAAAGAAATTTTGCTCTGTACAGGCACAGTAGAGCTACAACTCACCACCTAAACTACTTGATTAGTTGATTTAGCCAGTGAAGACAAAAAAGATCCTCTTGCAATTGAAGATTTCTTTGAGATAGTAGCCTTAGCCTTTGGACTGTACGACTTGCTGTGACCAATGTCCAATCCACCTCCATAGCTCTTGCATgacttcattttcattctatAATAATGACTCCctttaatattcatttttgcAAGATCTTCTATGTTCTTCACACTTGCTAATGATGTAAATGACTGCGACTTGCCTTGATAAAACTTTGACAAACCTCTCCTGCAACCCCAAAATATAATGACACTAATTATTGATCAGTACTTAAgaccaaaattttgaaattaaacaaCAGATTATCCTCCCAATGAGTTAATTGATGCTTACTTGATGGGAAGCTGAGCCATGAGCTCTGAGAATTCATAGAGAGGTCCGCCGTTTGAGGAGGACGATGAAGGAGAACATGAACTTGATGTTGAAGAGGATGCATCCTCCACCAATTCTGATGAAGACATTGAAGAAGACACAGAGTTCGTTGAATCTTCTTCTAATGAAGAATCAATGGAAAATGTTGAATCTTCATGACTATCAATTTTCTTCGAATTCAGCTGTTGAAATATTTGCTTGCTGCTACAACTCTCCATGatgatcatatatatatatatccaacTTATGGtttcaatcaaattaataactTTCAGAGTCTGAATAAGAATGAAGAAGATATTTGGCTTGaagaaattttacatatatatagctTCTAGTTTGCTTGGCGGCCTGCACACATTGGATAACGTtgacaaatatatatacatat encodes:
- the LOC102625611 gene encoding protein OXIDATIVE STRESS 3, which gives rise to MIIMESCSSKQIFQQLNSKKIDSHEDSTFSIDSSLEEDSTNSVSSSMSSSELVEDASSSTSSSCSPSSSSSNGGPLYEFSELMAQLPIKRGLSKFYQGKSQSFTSLASVKNIEDLAKMNIKGSHYYRMKMKSCKSYGGGLDIGHSKSYSPKAKATISKKSSIARGSFLSSLAKSTNQVV